Sequence from the Agarivorans sp. Alg241-V36 genome:
TTTGATGAGCGTTGGCAGGAGCTTGGCGAAACCGAAGGCTGCCAAGTGATTGGCGGTTGGCAAGACATGTTGAGTCATCTCGCTAGCAATCCTGATTGTTCAGCCCATGTTGCGATTGGCAATAACTCTACTCGGCTAAAGCGTTTGCAAGCGCTCAAAGACCTTGATGTAAAACTCCCAGTATTGATTCACCCTAAGGCTTACGTTTGTTGTTCTGCTCATCTAGGTGACGGAAGTGTTGTAATGGCTAATGCCACGGTGAGTGTTGGTTCAAGCATAGGTCTTGGGTGTATCATAAATCATAATAGCTCGGTTGATCACGATGTAAAGCTAGGCGATTGCGTGCATATT
This genomic interval carries:
- a CDS encoding acetyltransferase → MKLAVYGAGGHAKVVVEIARQLGYQAISLFDERWQELGETEGCQVIGGWQDMLSHLASNPDCSAHVAIGNNSTRLKRLQALKDLDVKLPVLIHPKAYVCCSAHLGDGSVVMANATVSVGSSIGLGCIINHNSSVDHDVKLGDCVHICPGVNLAGEVQVGHETMVGIGSCVIQGIIIKERVFIGAGSVVVKDVKCAEKVYGNPAKSP